The following DNA comes from Athene noctua chromosome 1, bAthNoc1.hap1.1, whole genome shotgun sequence.
AGAAATTACAAGCTATTTAAAATGAGTCCCGGACTTTGTACGTAACACTTGAATAAACTTCATTCATATTATCTCTAGTTAAACTATTGGTGTGCTTTCACATCAACTatcagacaaaaatattaaacaaagttTGCCATGCAAATGAAAAGAACCTTCATTGATAAAATGGAGAACAGCATAGCACATATTTAACCCAGGCACTACATATAACCCAAATACATTACTGCATACATGAGTTCCTGACAAGTCTTCTTTATCTTCAAACTCCATCCTAACTGGATCGTGTGGAGGCAATCCCATTGGATACACAATCATCACAGCCCCTCGGAGCTGGTCCAATGCATCTTTCACCATCTCCATATTAATGCACACATTGGCCTGAACTTGTTTCTGAAATACAGGCAGGGATCactggtaatttaaaaaaatatgcagaaagacTTTGCTTTGTAGTCAGTTCAAAGGTTCAACAGTGTGTTATTTGAGCAAAGCTAACTGGCTGTGCAAAGATAATAGAAACGCAAATTTTCTTGTTTGTATCTTGGTTTCTGAATACATCACTTTAGCCCCCTCCATTTAGCTTGCTTACgctgggggaaaaataaaataaataataataataataataataataataataataataataataataataataaaaagagagtTCTTCACTAAATTGTGCAGGAGACATTTAGTAATAAACATCTCTGGGATACAGATTCCAAGAAGTATGTGTATGACCACAGAAACTGGATGGGGAGTCTTTTGTTCCAAGAAGTTGTGATTCACGAACAAGATTCAAAACAGCAGAATTCAAGCAAGGGCTAGAGAAGAGGcctaaaacttgagaaaaaaatacagagcacaTGAGAGCAGAAAAGTAAAGCTTGGCGTATTGCATGGCATATGCAGTGATCTGTAAGATCAAATACTTGAGATCATTCCAGACTCTACTGTAATGGATAGAGGAAAAACAAGATGCATGTAGAAGACAAGAAATAAAGCTTTTGCTTATGGATTTAACAGTTCCAGTATTTTAACCGACagggtttataaaaaaaaagagtaagagaaTGTTGCCTCCTTGTGGACATTCTTAAACCAGTTAACTGGCGAGTACAACTGGTGTCTGAATCTCAGAtgatcaacttttttttttttttaaatacacaggcatatttcattttcatcattATAAAGTGATGAATCTAACAACCCACTTCCCACACTATCCTTAACTTCGTTCACCAATGAATGGCAGTAATTTCAGGAGTAATTCAGCACACAGTGCAGCAATTTTGCAACTTCTTATTGTACATGACAGCATAATACATAGTTGGAAGTTTCACTCAGGAAGACCTGCAAAGTGGAAACTGGATCTGCAGATATTTTTGACTCAAGAAGTAAACCTACACATTATTAATTTCCTCCCTGATTATAAATAGAGCTGATGAGATGCAAatcaacaggggaaaaaaaagtccatctGGAGAAAATCTTTATAGTCCAGAAGCTTTAATCTGAAACATCTCTGATTTTGCTTAGATTTCGCTATGACTCAGAATGGTTTGGCTGAAATCCTGCCTCAATTCAGGAAAGGTCTGCTGCAACTCAGCACATTGGAAGCGCtgccaggccacagggaagctcctctGTTTATTTCCATGAGGCCTTTGGAAACACAGACTTGCTTACTCTAAATGACCGATATGACACTGTTATCAGCAACAAAACAGCCAAGAAAGCCAATTTAAGTGCACAGGCAACATTAACAATTCAGTAACATTATCTATTTGCATAACTGGTTTAAAGATGTTTAAAACTTTCACACATACCAATTCCCAGAACTGTAAGGGCGGGGAAAAGAAGATTACTTGCAGATGTTTAAAACATGAAATCTGATAATAAATATTACCTAATTTGTGTTTCAAAGTCATACAAAAGCTGAAACACAATACAGAGCATCTAGAGATTTGGTAAAGTGAAGCTGAATAATTGAGACTACAGTCCCATCAGGGCATCCCCTCACGCTTTTCTTTAAACACACAAACTCACTGAGACTGATCATGAGACCAAGTGCTTGTAAAACCAAGGCCTAATCTAAGAGAATAGAACacatttttcaataaattatACATAAAACTCAAAAGACTATGTTAACAAGCAAAAGGTATTTTATTCCACGAACATCACAGAATGCAGTTaatttttcaccagaaaacacGACAAGCATTCGCCTGAAGAATGCACCAACAGCAAATTAAGGGCATGTGGGTAAAATTAAATGTGATTTAATCATTCAGTGTGGTTTTAGCTGCCAGCATTCACTTGGAGTTTCAATATCTGATTCCTTAAATTGTTGAACCAGCTTGCCAAAAGCCATTAAGAAAATCATTAACAGAAATGTCAGTTTTTACTAGACTATTCACATCACTTCATGGTATTACTCAAAAATTGTCATCCCCTGTACTGAAAAAAGTCTATTTTTTCTTAAGCTGCCCAACTACATAGTACCTATTAAGAGAGTCCCACATATCACATGCTACTTCAGGAAACTTACCTTAGAGATTAATGCCTTAGCTTCCTCTATTGTCTTCTTTATAACTTGCTGCATTTTTTCATTTGGAGCTAAAAATAAGGGACACATATTTAACAGTCTACATTTACTACAAAGCAAAGGACCTGCCCCGGTTATTCTCTACTGTAAGCAAATGAAACATTGTTAAATCACAAAGCAAGAGAAAGACACTACTAAGTTGCTGTCTCTTTACCAGTTTGATAGTTCACTGCCCTATTTCTTACTAACTTAAGAAACAAACCAGCATTTTTCACAGGATAGCCAAACTTACTTTGCCAGGAAGACATTTGAGTGGTATTTGGGACAAAAGTACTGAGTAGAAAGCAACAGCCATAATCACAAACTCCCCACAACTGAAAGCAAGACTCTCTTTCCCCTGACTATCATGGCCTGTACTGGTAGATGTGCTTTAAGTGGGGTCAAGACTTTGGagttttctgacttttttctaattaaaatctcAATCTAACATCAAATGcagttttacaaataaaatgtgcATTTCATATCACAGCTACCTATTTTAATTGTTATAACAAGCCTTTCCTCAAATACAAGAAACAAATTAAATCATATTCACAGATGAACACATAAATGCGTAATTTGATCGAATTTAGTTTGGCCCACATCTATGCACTGTTCAGTATTATAACTTTGTTAATTACAAAGCTGTCCTCCCACTAACAAATAAATGCCAGGGTACAACTACAAGTAAAAGTGGTACTGTCCTTACACTGAAGTTGCTTGCAAACTTCTACTGCAAGGCCCGACACTGCTAACAACCATGCCAAACAAGACAGGCTTTGTCCGCATGCCTACGCATGAGACACTCAGCTCTTTCTGGgaacacaggaggaaaaacattTAGCTAGAATTTAAGCTCTTTATCAAGTTCAGCAAAGGCTTAAATTTGATTAGGCAATGTGTTGTGCTAGAagaattattttcctcaaaatgaGACACTTGGACTAAGCTGTTTGCATATGACAAGTTAAGACTAAGTTATTCAAAGATTCCTCCTCAACTGAGCTGCCCTGCAAGCAACGTCGAAAGGGCTGCTGACCCGACAAGGACTGTTGTGGTGTTGGGAGTAGAGGCACAGACAGCAAGAAGACAATCGCAGTCTCTTCTGTGCAATCAGTCCTCATGCTTTCGACTGTAAAGTGGTGCTCAATACACATACCAAGTGCTAAGGCAAAACCTCTTGCCTGgagttgcagaaagaaaaagcaacaggaCTGAGTTTACTAACTCTGAGTCATGCTCaatgagaaaaaaggagaaatattacaAAAACAACCTGTTAATGTATCTTGGTGCCTCTGGAGGAAAACAGTACTCAAGTATACATTTACAAATGGGGAGAATAAATTCAAGTGGAACGGTCAAACTTGCTTCCGATAACTGTTTACTTATCTTTGGAGTTCACTTCTAAGCACTACAGTTGCAAAGTTAAACAGCACATATGTTGGAAATTACTATTTAGGCTTTTAAATTAATGTTACAGAAGACATAGGTATGTAACAGATAGTTTAACTAATCTATTGTGAAAACAGGCTCCTGAAATAGCTACTACTTAACAAATCTACAACTGCCTTTAACAGTTTATTTACAGGATGATCTTTATAATTAGCAAATAAACATGAGCTGGTTAACATGCTGGCCTGAAATCAAAAGTATACTTGGTATCTCctagttttttttcttcttccaggacagggaagcaaaagcaaaaggtCCAAAATTACAGGGTTTGTGTTCCTCATTATATTATAGATTATCTGTgtctgcagggaaagaaacaaacatttacaTTTGATTTACCATGTCCATTTCTTCGCCCAATTTCATCCTTCTTGAAGACACTTCCACCACTGGGTACACACTTTTCCGCCCACTCATCCTTTAACTTCAGTTCTTCAATTTGCTCATCTGTCAGTCCTTGCATATTATATGGCAAGAAAACACCatgctctgccagctctgccatcTCTTCAAAGCACGTAGAGAACAAGATTAAAAGTCTGCATTATTGAAAACGTATCATTTACAAAAGCCTGCCACATTATGTACATGCAGGTAAACCTTACTCCTAACCTTCAGTTTTTAAAGAGCTAAGTATATGGAATAAATAATAAGGTATATAAACACATATAAATGGATATATATACTGTAATTATATTACAATTCATATATTTCAGATATATATGAAACAATCTAACAAATGACAGTGCAGGTATGCAAACCTAGATGGTACTTGCTGGCCATaaactttctggttttcttaAGTCAGCTTCAGCTGACTGAATATTcctttttctaaatacttttGGGAAAGCAACTTTTTTCAAAAACATGTTATTGCTATACAGTAACATATTCCTTTTCCTAAGTACTTTTGGGAAAgtgtaataaatgtgatgatgATTCGTGTTTATGAAATATATTGACCTTTAATACAAACGTACGTGTtgtaaatatgtatgtatgttaaGAGAAAGGTTATTGTGGTTTTATCTTTAAATCAGTTCgaggctttgtaatctcagaCTATGTAATGGCTACCAGACAGACCCTTGTATCAGACAGAcccttgttttgatggaaaagtacCAGAAGGACCCTCGTTTTGGCAGGAAGAGGAGAAGTGGAAAAACACCAGAGAACCCCACCTCAACGACACCAGAGAACCTGAGAAGATTCGAGAAACTCCACTATGCTTGCACggactaaacacacccatcttatgaatatgtattaggaAAAGACTATAAAGGGCGTGGTTTTGTTTACACTGTGTATGTTGTTGGTGGAGTGGAGACTCCCTGGCGTAGCCCGTGCGGTTTTGATTattcttatttcaataaaattataaaactatatttggcttttggcttctaaatttataacagaaagcaactttttttaaaaacacgtTATTGTTACACAGTAATTAATTTCCTTGCAGTCGAGAAAATATGTAACTGGACTACCTATAGCTTTGTCCATACTACACCTGACCCAAAGAGTCAGAATCACACCCagtatgaaacaaaaaattaacaaaagtCTCTATAGTAATTTATCTCTACAGTAATGTCTAATCAAGAGTACTAGACATATGTCTAATCAAGAAGCAACGGTCCAGGATAATTCTAGCTGAGACAACCACAAGGTGTAAATGCTGGTTACCAATGCACAGTCTCACACAGGGAGAACAGAGAGCACGTGGATGCGGTTTCCCAACTGTTACCAAGCCCACAGCATCCGACCCACAGCCTGCAAGCTATACACACTACTTTCCCCCAGAACAACTTGCTCAGCTGCCAGTCCACTTCACAGCACCCTTTCCTTGAAGGCCCTCCAGCCTCTTTACTATCACTATGTTAATTAAAGTATATCCATCTCATAACAGACACATCACAAGTATGAAAGTCCCAAAACCCAGCAATTCTATTCCTGTGGCTGGGAATACAGGCACCCACACAAAAACATAAAGGCTAAGACTAAATTAGCAAGTACTGTGGAGCAACAGCAGCAGATCTGTAGAAAGAGTGAGTGCTGCAAATACAGTAACTATGGTGTCTgggttttggaatttttttcagattagcCTCAGGATGGCCTCATACACTACTGCGGGTCAGCCTCATCTGAAGGGCATCTCAGCTCCTGTGTTCCCAGGCTGATCCACATTGAAGCGGCTCAGCGGGGACAAACAGTAAATGTTATTCAAAAGCCACCTCCTGAATTGAACCATAGGCCTAATTTAGACACATCCAATGACTCTCCACCATATAGCAAGCGGACGCCTTGCACACCAAGCACACGCCGGGCAGCGTGAGAATGTCGTTCACGGGCAGGGTATGCCGCTGGCCAGAAGGGATGTATGCGGCCACTATGGGACGGGACAGGCGGCAGTTCAGTCACTCAACGAATGAATTTTCAGCCGTGTACAGTAGAAAACTCGGGGCCGTAGGGTCTCCAAAACAGATGGACTACTAAAATACCAGAAGGTGGGAATTTACACACGGTTTAGGGTTCCGGGTGGGTATTCGCTGTTCTCTTAAATCGAGGGGAGGATGGCTTGTGTGCTGCTAGGCTGGGCCTTGAGCGGCGCCTCTTAACTCCTGCCAGCACAGAAGCCCTGCGAGGCCGCAGCCGGGccccctcccggcgccgccgcccggctcccAGCCGGGCAGCCAGCGCGGGGCGCCAAGGCCCGGGAGCTCCAGCAGCGCTCCAGCGCGGGGCGGCCGGGATTCTCTCGCTCCGCAGGCGgcctccgccccgccgcctcccagCTCCGCACCCGCCGGAGGCGCGGCCAGGcccgggcaggcgggggggggggcgaaggCAGCGCCCGCCGGCTGCCGGCAGGCCGGTACCTGAGCAGAGGCGCTGCACCTTCAGCCTCCCGTTGTAGATGCGGGCGACCAGGGGCGCCAGGTCGGCGAGGCGGGCGCTGCCGGCCACCTCCAGCAGGAACTGGCTCTCGTCGCCGCGCTTCACGTGCAGCCGCAccatggcggggccggggccgggcctgcACGGGGAGAAGCGGCGGCCGTTAGGAACCGGCCCGCGTCCCTGGATACGGCGCTTCCCGGCCACCCTCAGtgcgcggcgccgcccgcccccgcgtcctcccgccggcccccggcgcttCCGCTTCCGGCCCCCTCGTTGTCGTCACCAGAGCCCCTTAAAGGGCCCGCGCCCTCTcgccccgcggggctgcggcaAAGAGGGGCGCGGGGAAGCACCTGCGacacaaagagagaaaaagctgCTTTCTTAAGGGCAGGTACGTTTATTTCATGAATACACCACCGCCTTCCACAGGAATGTTGTACGCCACTGAGTTTCAATACTGCAGCTCTGGAAAGGATACAGCCATAAAGATTTGTGTGCCACAAGCGAGAAAATCGTCACATTGAACAGAGCAATTTACCACAGGGAACACGGAATTCATGAAAATGTGTTGAGCGCTTGTAGTTTTAATTCTTAGTATTTTCAGAACTTCTGCtagtaattattttcattaatacaCGTTACAGCAGTTagctatatatatacacacactatatTTTTGGAGCATTTCTTGTGATCTTTGCAGTACTTAGCAGTCAGTCTCTAATCCTGTAAAGTGTAGGTGCTGTATACCAGGTATAGTTTAGACAGTAGTTTTTAATCACTGTAATTAAATATTCAACAAAGAACATATTTATCACATAACTCCCACTAGCAAAAAGTTTCCCCCAAAAATTGTTTTGCTAATGTAAGAATATACCAAAAACACCAATCACACAGATGTTTATAGCAACAGTTTAAAACAAGGTAATTCACATACCGAAGCACAAAGATTATAGTACCACTGCTGTTTAAAATGTACAAGTACTGTTTAATGACCTAAACAGAAGAAAGCGCAGTATAAAACTCACTATCGTCACTCCTCTATCCAGCTGCAGCTCATGGCTAACCATATACTGTTTAAAGGAAGAGtggattattttataaataatgttttgatagtatttgagaaattaaaaaaaaaaaagtactgtcaTCGTGTATTTTGCTACTATAAATAGAACTCTAGTATGTTGTGTTTCAGTCCCTGGTTGTGCAAAACCAGTAGTTTGTTCACAAGTAAGCCAATGCATGTAGGCATATATATTTGCAGTCCCCCAAGAGATAACAACAGCGTAACACATTCTGTTTTGGATGAAAGTATGCAGCTGCATATACGAGTGATGTCCTAAAACACTGTGAATTGTAAGGAGAACTGCAGGGCATACATAAATGGAGTTACTTTAAATTGCCTCAACAACATATCGTATTTTATGTAATCTCACGTGAGCTTTAGAAAATCATAAAAGCACGAAGAGTTGCATTTTTATAGCATAATATATAGAACTGTGACTTAGCCTTCACTAGCCTCAAAGCAGCACCACACAGGATGGTCCCTGTCTCTGGGTGACAGAGTCACTCATTTAGTTTTAACTGCAAAAGTGACAGAATGATACTGTCAGCTCAGAGAATTACTTACTGttctcctgttttctttgaaAGTAAGATTTTAAACATACCGCAGTAAATCTGGTAGATAGATGTGGAGGATGCTGAGCAGACAGCCCAATCACATAAGATGACTTTCTCCTTCTCTGATGTGGTAACGTGGCTGCTAATTCCTTCACACTCAGGTCTTTCTATAGAACAAGAAAGCCCTTCTAACCTGCAGAAGAGGAGAGTGGGACAAGCCAACTCCAATATGTTGCCTGCAACTGGTAAAGACTGCTTTGTAACTCAAACCCCAAGGGGAATTTTTTTCCAGAGGTCAAGGGAAAATTTGTTGTATCAGTTGTTTCCaatttggaaatggaaaaaagtatcttttaaaCAGTAACGAACAAATGGATGATatggaaaaattattctgaagtaATGCTAGTGAGTATATGTCACAATAAGATTTAATAGCTGAAATGTACTGACACGGAAAATTAAAGTCAAATATTGAATATATTAATATGCAaaggtttgtttgtattttgaaattaaactatttttgttGTGTCTCAAATTCAAATATAAGCCTTACAAATATCCATAGCCTCTGTTATAAATTAAACAACTTCTAAACAATACTTGTCAACATTCAAATCTCCATAAACTTTGGCAGCTCTTTGGTAAATACTTATAAATATCAATTAACAAAACAGTAAAAAGGGAGTGGGGAGGCTACCAGCAGGAAGCCTCCTTTTTTGAAATTCCACAAAGGGGAACAGAATTGAGACCACTCCCTAATCAAAAACTATTTCCAAGATTGGTATACTTTAATGAGATTAGTAGCTCATCCTTCTCTGTCTATTCAAACAGTATTACACTGGGATTTTAATAAATTTCAGACAAATTTTTGTGCTCTACCATATATACATATTCAAAATTTATACACAAACAATAGTGGCTGTTTATGAGTAGAGTTAAGTTTCAGTGCATTTGACAATTAATTATTGCACACAGAATAATCTCAAATGCCCAATTATTCTACTAGATAAACGTAGCAACAAATATAACCTCTTATGTTTTTGAACATCTATCTTTCTGTAAAATCTTGTGTGGGTGACACCTTAGGTGCCAAAGAAGTGAAAGGATCTGTGGGGGATCTGTTGCTGGTTATTCTTGATGGTATCGGAGGTGCAGGTGGTCTTCTTGCTGGCATTGTATAGAAGCAATCAGTAGAACTTTTATTCCAGTCACTATCAAAGTTAAAGTCTGAACCTAGAAAAGTCTTTTGTTCAGTGCCCAGCAAATCTGGAGATCCAGCTGACTTCCTGGAAGTGATTTGCTTAAAATCTGGAACACTTTTAGATGGCTTTAGCTTTACATTGAAATtctcctcctcatcatcatcaaACGTTACCCATCCTTTTGGCTGTACATTTTTTACCATGAAAGATTTACTTCTCAAGCAAGAAGTGTTTTCAGGTGCATCAACAGAAAATACAGGCTTGCTTGTATTACAGCTGGGGGGatttagagaaggaaaaggatTGCAAGCAGCACGTCCTTCTGGTAAATGTGAAGTTATTTCAGACTCTTGCATTTCTGTTCTAAGTGGGTTTCCAGCATTAGGAGTTCTTTCAGTGAATGGATTTGTGCAGTTCAGTCCAGTAATAAATGGATTTGGAGAGCTGCGCTTATGTTCCTGGGATGTGTTAAAGGTTGGAACAGGAGGCATTGCTGGCATGCAACTTACAGTATTCAAAATATCAGCATTTCTTTGTGTTGCTGAAGGCAACTGTATCAACTCCTTTTGGTTTAAAGTCGGAACAGGTGATGTTCGAACAGATGTCTGCATCTTTGACACAAGCAGCTTAAATGACAAATCTTCAAAAGGGTCACTGTTTAACTGTGTTTCAAGTTTAGTGCCGTACGTTCCATTTGTTttaatctggaaagaaaacaaggtgCTTAGTAATCACGTGGCTGGCTGTTTTAAGATTATTACTAACTCCCCATCTCTCACTCTTCTATGAGAGGAAGAGAAGCTCTTGGGCTTTAAATGAAACTTCAGTGCAATTTGGTTTTAACTTGCACAATACACTTGTAGTAGAATGATTGCTTCTTTTCTGGAAAACAATAACCCTTAACCCCTTATCTGAAGAAAAGCCTACTAGTCATTAAACACAAGTTTCCCCCTTGTTCGTTGATGCAGCCTGAATCTAATTCATGCAGATCAGAATGCTAGCCAAAAGCACTAATGGACATtgtataaaaaaatctttaagaaacTTGGGAAATGATGCTGTATTCTAAACAAGTGATAACCCAGcacaaatatgaaattaaaagctCTAGGTTTCATTGTTTGAGAGTTTATAACGCTGATGTTACAAGCAATATTTAAGCAtcacagtgaaaggaaaaattagtgTTATTAGTATATGCACTTCAGACGTTCTGTGTAGACATATGCATCTGTAGGCATCTCCAGTGCTTCCTGACATGTGAAGGTACAATCAtcagtttaatattttaaaatggcaagTTATCATTGTTTAGAATAATAACAAATGGAGAAGACAAGAGTTTTCTCCACAGAACTTCT
Coding sequences within:
- the CFAP298 gene encoding cilia- and flagella-associated protein 298 isoform X1; the protein is MVRLHVKRGDESQFLLEVAGSARLADLAPLVARIYNGRLKVQRLCSEMAELAEHGVFLPYNMQGLTDEQIEELKLKDEWAEKCVPSGGSVFKKDEIGRRNGHAPNEKMQQVIKKTIEEAKALISKKQVQANVCINMEMVKDALDQLRGAVMIVYPMGLPPHDPVRMEFEDKEDLSGTHAGLEVIEESEAQLWWAGKELKETKLLSDYVGRNEKTTIIVKIQKKGQGAPGREPLISHEEQKQMMLYYYRKQEELKKLEEDDDDSFLNAEWADNHALKRQFHGVKDIKWGPR
- the CFAP298 gene encoding cilia- and flagella-associated protein 298 isoform X2 gives rise to the protein MVRLHVKRGDESQFLLEVAGSARLADLAPLVARIYNGRLKVQRLCSEMAELAEHGVFLPYNMQGLTDEQIEELKLKDEWAEKCVPSGGSVFKKDEIGRRNGHAPNEKMQQVIKKTIEEAKALISKKQVQANVCINMEMVKDALDQLRGAVMIVYPMGLPPHDPVRMEFEDKEDLSGTHAGLEVIEESEAQLWWAGKELKETKLLSDYVGRNEKTTIIVKIQKKLEEDDDDSFLNAEWADNHALKRQFHGVKDIKWGPR